A genomic segment from Lentisphaerota bacterium encodes:
- a CDS encoding O-acetylhomoserine aminocarboxypropyltransferase/cysteine synthase, translated as MAEQGLHTLALHAGQQADPTTGSRAVPIYQTTSYVFKSSDHAANLFALKEPGNIYTRLMNPTNDVFERRVAAIEGGTGALAVASGQSAITYALLAVTRPGDEIIAGNNLYGGTYQLFNHTFPRVLCRTVRFVDSREPEAFRRAVTPKTRAIYIETIGNPKLDVPDFEAIAAIAREAGVPLIVDNTVGIGLVRPLAHGADIVVCSATKYIGGHGTSLGGVIVDGGTFRWNNSKFPEFTEPDPSYHGLVYWDALGNVPGAGNIAFITKIRVTLLRDMGAALSPFNAHEFLLGIETLPLRQQRHSANALAVARWLQRHPRVSWVTYPGLPDAAGHAVAAKYLKRGFGGLVGFGITGGLAAGRVFIDSVKLLSHVANIGDAKTLVIHPASTTHQQLTPEQQQATGVTADYIRLSIGLEDVEDIIADIAQALEKTVGKS; from the coding sequence ATGGCGGAACAGGGATTGCACACGCTGGCGCTGCATGCGGGACAACAGGCTGATCCGACGACGGGATCGCGCGCGGTTCCGATTTATCAGACCACCTCGTATGTGTTCAAGAGTTCGGATCATGCGGCCAATCTTTTCGCGCTGAAGGAACCCGGCAACATCTACACGCGGCTGATGAACCCGACCAACGATGTCTTCGAGCGGCGGGTCGCCGCCATCGAGGGCGGGACGGGCGCGCTGGCCGTCGCCTCGGGCCAGTCGGCCATCACCTACGCGCTCCTGGCGGTCACGCGGCCGGGGGATGAGATCATCGCGGGCAACAACCTCTACGGCGGAACCTATCAGCTCTTCAACCACACCTTCCCGCGGGTCCTGTGCCGGACGGTGCGCTTTGTCGATTCGCGCGAGCCTGAGGCATTCCGACGCGCAGTCACGCCCAAAACGCGCGCGATCTACATCGAGACCATCGGCAATCCCAAGCTCGATGTCCCCGATTTCGAGGCGATCGCCGCCATCGCCCGCGAGGCCGGGGTGCCTCTGATTGTGGACAACACCGTCGGCATCGGACTCGTCCGTCCCCTCGCGCATGGCGCCGACATCGTGGTGTGCTCCGCCACCAAGTACATCGGCGGACACGGCACCTCGCTCGGCGGCGTGATTGTGGACGGCGGCACGTTCCGCTGGAACAACAGCAAATTCCCCGAATTTACCGAACCCGACCCGAGTTATCACGGACTGGTCTACTGGGATGCCCTGGGGAACGTCCCGGGGGCGGGCAACATCGCCTTCATCACCAAGATCCGCGTCACGTTGCTGCGCGACATGGGCGCCGCGCTGAGCCCGTTCAACGCACACGAGTTTTTGCTGGGCATCGAGACGCTCCCCCTGCGTCAGCAGCGGCACTCGGCCAACGCCCTCGCCGTCGCCCGCTGGCTTCAGCGGCACCCGCGCGTGAGCTGGGTGACCTATCCCGGCCTGCCGGATGCGGCCGGCCACGCCGTCGCCGCAAAATACCTGAAGCGCGGCTTCGGCGGCCTGGTGGGCTTCGGCATCACGGGCGGCCTCGCGGCGGGCCGGGTGTTCATCGACTCGGTAAAACTCCTCTCGCACGTCGCCAACATCGGCGACGCCAAGACGCTGGTGATCCACCCCGCCTCGACCACCCACCAGCAGCTTACGCCGGAACAGCAGCAGGCCACGGGT